CGCTGTTAATCATCTTGGCCTTGAGTGCAAAGGCATCCTGGAGATTCCCCTGCTTCAGGTGCCCATCCATAAGAGATGTGCACACAACGTTGTCCAGAGACATACCCTTATCAATCATTTCATCCAACAGCAGCACAGCCTTGTCCAAGCGCCCATTCTTGCATAAACCATCAACTAAAGCAGTGTAAGCCTGCACATTAGGTTCTAGCCCTAAATCAACCATTTTGTTGAAGTGGGAGATTGCCTCATCAATTGATCCTGCTTTGCACAAACCATCAACCAATGCACAATAAGTCACAATGTTAGGCCGGAACCCAGAATCCATCATCTTTTGGAGCAGGGCAATGGCCTCCGACTCTTTTCTTGCTTTAAAGCAAGCATCCATTATATTCGTATAGATGACATTATTGGGTTTCAGACCACATTCatccattttatttaacaaACTCTTAGCTTCATCCAACTTTTGAAGATTACAGAGTCCCCAAATGAGGGCACCATAAAGCGAAACATCAAGTTCCATCCCTTTATCCTTCATCTCACTCAACAAACTCAGTGCTCTCTCACTGTTTTTATACACAAAATGCCCATGAATTAGTGTAGTGTACAACAACTCATTCGCTCTGATGCCAGCTCTCTCCATCAGCCTAAAAACATCCTCTGCTTCCGCAACCTTCCCCTCTTTGCAAAGGCCATCAACTAGAACAGTATATGTGACTACATTCAACGGAACCCCCTGCTGTACCATTTCATTGGTCAAAACAAGGGCATCATCAAGCCTACCTGCCTTGCAGGTTCCATCAACCAAGCAAGTATACGTGACCTCATTCGGCTTCATCCCCTTCATCCTCATCTGTGCAAATAGCTTCATAGCTTCCCTGACCATCCCGTTTTTGCAGAATGCATCAACAAAGGTGCTAAAAGTCACTACATTTGCCATCACTCCCTCCCTCTTCATCTCAGCAAAGTAGCTGTATGCCCTCTCCATCCTCCCAAACTTGCAAAAGCAATTGACCAATGCATTGTATGTCACAACATCTGGTCTACATCCACACCCTCTCATCTCACCAAcaagcttctccacttcctccaACTCCCCGCATTTGCCATACCCATCAATCAAGGAATTGTATGTGACAACATCCGGTGAACATCCTATCGCCTTCATCCTCGCGAGCAATGCCCTTGCCTCCGCGAGATCCCCCTCCTTGCAAAGGAAATCAATCATGATGTTGAATGTGAACACGTTGGGCG
This is a stretch of genomic DNA from Brachypodium distachyon strain Bd21 chromosome 1, Brachypodium_distachyon_v3.0, whole genome shotgun sequence. It encodes these proteins:
- the LOC100831795 gene encoding putative pentatricopeptide repeat-containing protein At2g02150, whose amino-acid sequence is MLSLPLRRHLLLICSRRNPRFIPFCIAATAISTLPTGTTAATPISDRLRLLHSLQAVPADHLLSHPLPSSAHLCLAAHILARARLFPHSRSLLSRLLAPGHHPHLAASLVDLLHRAALALGPRRSALPSVVDTLLSLLADRGLLDDAVLALARVRELRVPPNTRTCNHILLCLARERSSELAWRLFEQLPAPNVFTFNIMIDFLCKEGDLAEARALLARMKAIGCSPDVVTYNSLIDGYGKCGELEEVEKLVGEMRGCGCRPDVVTYNALVNCFCKFGRMERAYSYFAEMKREGVMANVVTFSTFVDAFCKNGMVREAMKLFAQMRMKGMKPNEVTYTCLVDGTCKAGRLDDALVLTNEMVQQGVPLNVVTYTVLVDGLCKEGKVAEAEDVFRLMERAGIRANELLYTTLIHGHFVYKNSERALSLLSEMKDKGMELDVSLYGALIWGLCNLQKLDEAKSLLNKMDECGLKPNNVIYTNIMDACFKARKESEAIALLQKMMDSGFRPNIVTYCALVDGLCKAGSIDEAISHFNKMVDLGLEPNVQAYTALVDGLCKNGRLDKAVLLLDEMIDKGMSLDNVVCTSLMDGHLKQGNLQDAFALKAKMINSGLQLDLYGYTCFVWGFCNLNMIQEAREVLSEMIENGITPDAVVYNCLINKCQKLGNMEEAAILQNEMESLLSCTNADAASGSDG